The nucleotide sequence TGCTTACACCCGAAATTTTGGAAGAAAAGCTCCGCTCAAATCTTCAGCAAAAAAATAATCTTCTTCAAAAAGTGTATGCCAACGAAGGTATTAATGTTGAGGAATTGGTTCGTCATTACACCCATTTTGACCATACCATCGACGCCTTCGTTAAAAACACCCAAATTTATTTGAACGAACAATTAAAAGCCGGTAAAAGCATTCTTCTAGAAGGTGCTCAAGGAAGTTTGCTTGATGTTGACCACGGAACTTATCCATTTGTAACCTCATCCAACCCCACCTCTGGTGGCGCGTGTACTGGTTCTGGAATTCCGCCAACTTATGTAGGAAAAGTGATTGGTGTTGCAAAAGCCTATATGACAAGAGTCGGCAACGGGGCTTTTCCCACAGAATTGAATGATGCGACAGGTGAAGAAATTAGAAAAGTAGGACGCGAATTCGGTGCAACCACCGGAAGACCAAGACGCTGTGGATGGCTTGATCTCCCGCTCTTGAAATATGCAAATACTATTAACGGTATTTCTGAAATTGCTTTAACTAAACTGGATGTTCTAGATTCTTTTTCTGAAGTACGCGTGTGCACCGGCTACAAAGCTGGCGGTAAACGGTTAGACTATTTTCCTACAGATCACAATACACTTTCAAAAATTGAACCCGAGTACGTCACACTACCCGGATGGAACACGAGTAACCGTAATGCAAA is from Chloroherpetonaceae bacterium and encodes:
- a CDS encoding adenylosuccinate synthase, which produces MTLDTNKPRLATVLVGAQFGDEGKGKLVDFLSEKFDIVVRYQGGANAGHTICFDDKTVVLHLIPSGIFNPKCVCVIGNGVVIDADALLKEIETVKAFGVDVTGRLLISHNAHLIMPYHKLLDSLSEQSRPGERIGTTMRGIGPSYVDKFSRIGIRIVDLLTPEILEEKLRSNLQQKNNLLQKVYANEGINVEELVRHYTHFDHTIDAFVKNTQIYLNEQLKAGKSILLEGAQGSLLDVDHGTYPFVTSSNPTSGGACTGSGIPPTYVGKVIGVAKAYMTRVGNGAFPTELNDATGEEIRKVGREFGATTGRPRRCGWLDLPLLKYANTINGISEIALTKLDVLDSFSEVRVCTGYKAGGKRLDYFPTDHNTLSKIEPEYVTLPGWNTSNRNAKKFQDLHPNTQSYIDFIERELDVPVTFISVGPKRDETVFK